In Curtobacterium sp. L6-1, a genomic segment contains:
- a CDS encoding amino acid permease: protein MSSAPSLSHQLLRRKPVDQLRAEAEQGVDGQPLRRTLGVWHLTMISVGATLGTGILVVLGTAVPLAGPAVWISFVLAGVAALLSALSYAEMAGAVPTSGSSYSYTYVTMGEGIAWICGWCLVLEYAVSVAAVAVGASEYVDETLRVFGLHLPTALSAPPGDGGFLNLPAAALVLIAMLVLLPGAKESAWVNTLMVLVKIALLVFFVVVAFSAFRAGNFEPLAPMGAAGVSAAASRLFFSYIGFDAASTAGEEAKDPRRDLPRAIIGSIALITALYILVAVAAIGARSWTSFSADEASLVRIVVDVTGQPVVALVFSIGAVVAIASVVLTVLYGQTRILLTMARDGLVPKVFGRVSPRTGTPIANTLIVGIVVTIVSAVVPLGELADATSIGTLVAFALVNVSVIVLRRTQPDLERSYRVPFFPVVPVLGVLFCLFLAVSLGAGTWIAFGIWMVAGAVLYVAYGRRHSTLA, encoded by the coding sequence ATGTCGTCCGCGCCGTCTCTCAGCCACCAGCTCCTCCGGCGCAAGCCGGTCGACCAGCTCCGCGCCGAAGCGGAGCAGGGGGTCGACGGCCAGCCACTGCGCCGGACGCTCGGTGTCTGGCACCTGACGATGATCAGCGTCGGGGCCACGCTCGGGACCGGCATCCTCGTCGTGCTCGGCACCGCGGTCCCGCTCGCCGGACCGGCGGTCTGGATCTCGTTCGTGCTCGCCGGGGTCGCGGCGCTGCTGTCCGCGCTGTCCTACGCCGAGATGGCCGGGGCCGTCCCCACCTCCGGGTCGAGCTACTCGTACACGTACGTGACGATGGGCGAGGGGATCGCCTGGATCTGCGGGTGGTGCCTGGTCCTCGAGTACGCGGTCTCCGTCGCTGCCGTCGCGGTCGGCGCGAGCGAGTACGTCGACGAGACGCTCCGGGTCTTCGGGCTGCACCTGCCCACCGCACTGTCCGCGCCTCCCGGGGACGGCGGTTTCCTCAACCTGCCCGCCGCGGCGCTCGTCCTCATCGCGATGCTCGTGCTGCTGCCCGGCGCGAAGGAGAGCGCCTGGGTGAACACGCTGATGGTCCTCGTGAAGATCGCTCTGCTGGTCTTCTTCGTCGTCGTGGCGTTCTCGGCGTTCCGGGCTGGCAACTTCGAGCCGCTCGCACCGATGGGTGCCGCGGGCGTGAGCGCGGCTGCCTCCCGACTGTTCTTCTCGTACATCGGGTTCGACGCCGCCTCGACCGCGGGTGAGGAGGCGAAGGACCCGCGCCGCGACCTCCCCCGCGCGATCATCGGCTCGATCGCTCTGATCACGGCGCTGTACATCCTGGTCGCGGTCGCCGCGATCGGAGCCCGCTCGTGGACGTCGTTCTCCGCCGACGAGGCCTCGCTCGTCCGGATCGTGGTCGACGTCACCGGCCAGCCCGTCGTCGCGCTGGTGTTCTCGATCGGCGCCGTGGTCGCCATCGCGAGCGTCGTGCTGACCGTGCTCTACGGGCAGACGCGCATCCTGCTGACCATGGCTCGCGACGGCCTCGTGCCGAAGGTGTTCGGACGCGTCTCCCCGCGCACCGGGACCCCGATCGCGAACACGCTCATCGTCGGCATCGTCGTGACGATCGTCTCGGCCGTCGTGCCCCTCGGCGAACTGGCTGACGCGACGAGCATCGGCACCCTCGTCGCCTTCGCCCTGGTGAACGTCTCGGTGATCGTGCTCCGTCGGACGCAGCCGGACCTCGAGCGCTCCTACCGCGTGCCGTTCTTCCCCGTGGTGCCGGTGCTCGGCGTCCTGTTCTGCCTGTTCCTGGCGGTGTCGCTCGGCGCCGGCACGTGGATCGCGTTCGGCATCTGGATGGTCGCCGGCGCGGTGCTCTACGTGGCCTACGGCCGCCGCCACAGCACGCTCGCGTAG
- a CDS encoding ABC transporter ATP-binding protein, producing the protein MDSVAGGGGMRGGGGGHGRGRISSGDTAAQRAANAEAPEIPHLLRRIAGLFVPHRRAIALTVVLVLISAALSVIPPLLTQQAFDRGLFPPSGGPDVPVLAVLVGAMIGLWIASAGIGVWQTYLTATVGNKVMGAMRMRLFGHLQRMELAFFTRTKTGVIQSRLQNDVGGVASVLNNTISSVLGNTVTVIAAVVAMLLLSWQMTLVAVVLLPLLVIAQRKVGQVRARIAGQTQESLSDMTAITQETLSVSGILLAKSFNQQRSEIQRYGDENRNQIGLQVRQQMSGQWFFAIVQIFLSIIPAVIYLVAAYLILGGVPITAGTIVAFTTVQSRLLFPTVGLLRVVLDLQTSGALFARIFEYFDLRPAITDAPTAEPVDVTRVGHVAFDDVSFTYPDGEADKPTLRGVSFELQPGQFAAFVGPSGAGKTTISYLVPRLYEATAGSVRFAGQDVRDLEHEDLMRHIGIVSQETYLFHATIGDNLRYAKPDATDADLERAARAANIHETIASFPDGYDTVVGERGYRLSGGEKQRIAIARVLLKDPPVLVLDEATSALDSISERVVQTALDTAARGRTTISIAHRLSTIRDADVVFVLDHGQIVEQGTHDELLALGGTYATLHEQQSDPVVATRD; encoded by the coding sequence ATGGACTCCGTCGCCGGTGGCGGCGGGATGCGTGGTGGTGGTGGCGGGCATGGCCGTGGCCGCATCTCCAGTGGCGACACGGCGGCCCAGCGTGCCGCGAACGCCGAGGCGCCCGAGATCCCGCACCTGCTCCGGCGGATCGCCGGCCTGTTCGTCCCGCACCGCCGCGCCATCGCGCTGACGGTCGTGCTCGTCCTGATCAGTGCGGCGCTGTCCGTGATCCCGCCGCTGCTCACGCAGCAGGCGTTCGACCGCGGGCTGTTCCCACCGAGCGGCGGCCCGGACGTCCCCGTGCTCGCGGTGCTCGTCGGTGCGATGATCGGCCTCTGGATCGCCAGCGCCGGCATCGGTGTCTGGCAGACCTACCTCACCGCGACGGTCGGCAACAAGGTCATGGGCGCCATGCGCATGCGGCTGTTCGGACACCTGCAGCGCATGGAGCTCGCGTTCTTCACCCGCACGAAGACCGGCGTCATCCAGAGCCGACTGCAGAACGACGTCGGCGGTGTCGCGAGCGTCTTGAACAACACGATCTCGTCGGTGCTCGGCAACACGGTGACGGTCATCGCGGCCGTCGTCGCGATGCTGCTGCTCAGCTGGCAGATGACCCTGGTGGCCGTCGTCCTGCTGCCGCTCCTCGTGATCGCGCAGCGCAAGGTCGGGCAGGTGCGGGCCCGGATCGCCGGGCAGACGCAGGAGTCGCTGTCGGACATGACGGCGATCACGCAGGAGACGCTGAGCGTGTCGGGCATCCTGCTCGCGAAGAGCTTCAACCAGCAGCGCAGCGAGATCCAGCGGTACGGCGACGAGAACCGGAACCAGATCGGCCTGCAGGTCCGGCAGCAGATGTCCGGGCAGTGGTTCTTCGCGATCGTGCAGATCTTCCTGTCGATCATCCCGGCGGTCATCTACCTCGTGGCCGCGTACCTGATCCTCGGCGGCGTCCCGATCACCGCGGGCACGATCGTCGCGTTCACGACCGTGCAGTCCCGGCTGCTGTTCCCGACCGTCGGGTTGCTGCGGGTCGTGCTGGACCTGCAGACCTCCGGGGCGCTGTTCGCCCGCATCTTCGAGTACTTCGACCTGCGACCGGCCATCACCGACGCCCCGACCGCGGAGCCGGTCGACGTGACACGGGTCGGGCACGTGGCCTTCGACGACGTCTCGTTCACCTACCCGGACGGCGAGGCGGACAAGCCGACGCTGCGCGGTGTCTCGTTCGAGTTGCAGCCCGGACAGTTCGCCGCGTTCGTCGGGCCGTCGGGTGCGGGCAAGACGACGATCTCGTACCTGGTGCCGCGCCTGTACGAGGCGACCGCGGGCTCGGTGCGGTTCGCCGGGCAGGACGTGCGCGACCTCGAGCACGAGGACCTCATGCGGCACATCGGCATCGTGAGCCAGGAGACCTACCTGTTCCACGCGACGATCGGCGACAACCTGCGGTACGCCAAGCCGGACGCGACCGATGCCGACCTCGAGCGGGCGGCGCGGGCGGCGAACATCCACGAGACGATCGCTTCGTTCCCGGACGGCTACGACACCGTGGTGGGGGAGCGCGGGTACCGCCTGTCCGGTGGTGAGAAGCAGCGCATCGCGATCGCCCGGGTGCTGCTCAAGGACCCGCCGGTCCTGGTCCTCGACGAGGCCACGAGCGCGCTCGACTCCATCTCGGAGCGCGTGGTGCAGACGGCCCTCGACACGGCCGCCCGGGGACGGACGACCATCTCGATCGCACACCGCCTGTCGACCATCCGCGACGCTGACGTGGTCTTCGTGCTCGACCACGGGCAGATCGTGGAGCAGGGCACGCACGACGAGCTCCTCGCCCTCGGCGGCACGTACGCGACGCTGCACGAGCAGCAGAGCGACCCGGTCGTCGCGACGCGGGACTGA
- a CDS encoding cystathionine beta-synthase, protein MRYANSVVDLVGDTPLVKLNRVTDGIRATVLVKVEYLNPGGSSKDRIATRILDAAEASGELRPGGTIVEPTSGNTGVGLALVAQQRGYRCVFVLPDKVGEDKRNVLTAYGAEIVVTPTAVAPDHPESYYSVSDRLVREIPGAYKPNQYANPNGPRSHYETTGPEIWRDTEGQLTHFVAGVGTGGTISGTGRFLKEASDGRVRIVGADPEGSVYSGGTGRPYLVEGVGEDFWPGAYDAGVPDEIIAVSDADSFAMTRRLAREEGLLVGGSSGMAVVAALRAAQDLTEDDVVVVLLPDGGRGYLGKIFNDRWMRSYGFAETEDERSVGDLIAGKDGRLPDLVHAHPSDTVRDVVDIMTKYGVSQMPVLSAEPPVVMGEVVGAVEEKALLGHVFTGAAGMAEALTPFVGEPLPLIGIGESLSAARRALESADALLVVGDGKPVTVLTRHDLLTYLSE, encoded by the coding sequence GTGCGTTACGCGAACTCGGTCGTCGACCTCGTCGGCGACACCCCGCTGGTCAAGCTCAACCGCGTCACCGACGGCATCCGGGCCACCGTCCTGGTGAAGGTCGAGTACCTCAACCCGGGCGGATCGTCGAAGGACCGCATCGCGACGCGGATCCTCGACGCCGCAGAGGCCTCCGGCGAGCTCCGCCCGGGCGGGACCATCGTCGAGCCCACCTCCGGCAACACCGGGGTCGGCCTGGCCCTCGTCGCCCAGCAGCGCGGGTACCGCTGCGTCTTCGTCCTGCCCGACAAGGTCGGCGAGGACAAGCGCAATGTCCTCACCGCCTACGGGGCCGAGATCGTCGTGACGCCGACCGCGGTCGCGCCCGACCACCCGGAGTCCTACTACTCGGTGTCGGACCGCCTGGTGCGGGAGATCCCCGGCGCCTACAAGCCGAACCAGTACGCCAACCCGAACGGCCCCCGCAGCCACTACGAGACGACCGGTCCGGAGATCTGGCGCGACACCGAGGGCCAGCTGACCCACTTCGTCGCCGGCGTCGGCACGGGTGGCACCATCTCGGGCACGGGCCGGTTCCTCAAGGAGGCCTCCGACGGCCGAGTGCGGATCGTCGGCGCCGATCCGGAGGGCTCCGTCTACTCGGGCGGCACGGGTCGCCCGTACCTCGTCGAGGGCGTCGGCGAGGACTTCTGGCCGGGCGCGTACGACGCCGGGGTGCCGGACGAGATCATCGCCGTCTCCGACGCGGACTCGTTCGCGATGACCCGGCGGCTCGCCCGCGAGGAAGGGCTGCTCGTCGGCGGGTCGAGCGGGATGGCGGTCGTCGCCGCGCTCCGTGCCGCGCAGGACCTGACCGAGGACGACGTGGTCGTGGTGCTCCTGCCCGACGGCGGCCGCGGGTACCTCGGGAAGATCTTCAACGACCGGTGGATGCGGTCCTACGGCTTCGCGGAGACCGAGGACGAGCGCTCCGTCGGCGACCTCATCGCGGGCAAGGACGGCCGCCTGCCCGACCTCGTGCACGCGCACCCCTCGGACACCGTCCGCGACGTGGTCGACATCATGACGAAGTACGGAGTCTCGCAGATGCCCGTCCTCAGCGCCGAACCGCCCGTCGTGATGGGTGAGGTCGTCGGGGCGGTCGAGGAGAAGGCCCTGCTCGGACACGTCTTCACGGGGGCCGCGGGCATGGCGGAGGCGCTCACGCCCTTCGTCGGCGAGCCGCTGCCCCTGATCGGCATCGGCGAGTCGCTGTCGGCGGCGCGTCGGGCCCTCGAGTCCGCGGACGCCCTGCTCGTCGTCGGGGACGGCAAGCCGGTGACGGTCCTGACCCGCCACGACCTGCTCACCTACCTGTCCGAGTGA
- a CDS encoding cystathionine gamma-synthase — protein MTEFSTRAIHSGQEPDGATGAVIPPLHLTSTYVQDGIGGLRGGYEYSRSGNPTRDALQTLLADLDGGVAAFSFSSGLAGEDALLRAYLEPGARIVMGNDVYGGTHRLANRLHVPWGVELVTVEMSEPDRVRAALADSPAKTVLWVETPTNPLMKIADIETLAAIGHEAGALVVVDNTFASPALQQPLSLGADVVVYSTTKYLGGHSDVVGGAVVLRDQELADQVQFVQFGGGAISSPFDAWLTIRGIKTLSVRMERHSSNAQAIAEALLAHPAVEHVHYPGLPEHPGHAIAAKQMSGFGGMLSVALAGGPEAAKRFAESTELFALAESLGGVESLIGYPSEMTHASVKGTELAVPENVVRLSVGIEDVRDLVADVQQALDR, from the coding sequence ATGACCGAGTTCAGCACCCGCGCCATCCACTCCGGTCAGGAGCCCGACGGCGCCACCGGCGCCGTCATCCCGCCCCTGCACCTGACGTCGACGTACGTGCAGGACGGCATCGGTGGGCTGCGCGGTGGGTACGAGTACTCCCGGTCCGGCAACCCGACTCGCGACGCCCTGCAGACGTTGCTCGCCGACCTCGACGGCGGTGTGGCGGCGTTCTCGTTCTCGTCCGGCCTCGCGGGCGAGGACGCGCTGCTCCGGGCGTACCTCGAGCCGGGTGCTCGGATCGTGATGGGCAACGACGTCTACGGCGGCACGCACCGCCTGGCGAACCGGCTGCACGTCCCGTGGGGGGTCGAGCTCGTCACGGTCGAGATGAGCGAGCCGGACCGGGTCCGCGCAGCGCTCGCCGACAGCCCGGCGAAGACGGTCCTGTGGGTGGAGACGCCGACGAACCCGCTGATGAAGATCGCGGACATCGAGACCCTCGCGGCAATCGGGCACGAGGCCGGGGCGCTCGTCGTGGTCGACAACACCTTCGCCTCGCCGGCCCTCCAGCAGCCGCTGTCGCTCGGTGCGGACGTCGTCGTGTACTCGACGACGAAGTACCTCGGCGGGCACTCGGACGTCGTCGGCGGCGCGGTCGTGCTGCGTGACCAGGAGCTCGCCGACCAGGTGCAGTTCGTGCAGTTCGGCGGCGGCGCGATCTCGTCGCCGTTCGACGCGTGGCTCACCATCCGCGGGATCAAGACCCTCAGCGTGCGCATGGAGCGGCACTCGTCGAACGCGCAGGCCATCGCCGAGGCGCTGCTCGCGCACCCGGCCGTCGAGCACGTCCACTACCCGGGCCTGCCCGAGCACCCGGGCCACGCCATCGCCGCGAAGCAGATGTCCGGGTTCGGCGGGATGCTCTCGGTCGCGCTCGCCGGCGGGCCGGAAGCGGCGAAGCGGTTCGCCGAGTCGACCGAGCTCTTCGCGCTCGCAGAGTCCCTGGGCGGGGTGGAGTCGCTCATCGGGTACCCGAGCGAGATGACCCACGCGTCGGTGAAGGGCACGGAGCTCGCGGTGCCGGAGAACGTCGTCCGCCTGTCGGTCGGCATCGAGGACGTCCGCGACCTGGTCGCCGACGTGCAGCAGGCGCTCGACCGCTGA
- a CDS encoding MFS transporter: protein MTTTTADRATLFDRRYLVASVGMVAIVAVAAFQNLAMTTIMPVISADLHGETLYSLSFAAPLAAGVPGMVLAGNWADRSGGRVVAWVSAALFALGTAVVMLAPTMPVFLAGRLVEGFGAGAIDVVLYVMVARVFPPDLHGSVFAGFAAAWVVPALVGPAVAGFVTDAVGWHWVFAGALVIAVVAFACLVPTLRHLRPPAQEARPPWQRSRIGWSVGAAAAVLLLNVAPDLPVPVRLASVLVGLVGAWLALRPLLPRRTFTGGPGLPSVVLLRGVLAAGFFGSEAYVPFLLQAQHGLEPSAAGLALTVAALSWAAASWLHGRLGEARLPAARAFGTGLALVLVSLLSALAVALWDLPVWVLVAGWFVGGAGMGVAYPRTSMLTLRFSREGDDGFASSALTIADASGSVVGLAVAGLLFTTAGGREEPAAFALVFTAMTVVALVGLVAVRRLGPVPTAPRAGAGTASVRTDGRVA from the coding sequence GTGACCACGACGACGGCGGACCGGGCGACCCTGTTCGACCGCCGGTACCTCGTGGCCTCGGTCGGCATGGTCGCGATCGTCGCGGTCGCCGCGTTCCAGAACCTGGCGATGACGACGATCATGCCGGTCATCTCCGCGGACCTGCACGGCGAGACGCTGTACTCCCTGAGCTTCGCCGCACCGCTCGCGGCCGGCGTCCCCGGCATGGTGCTCGCCGGCAACTGGGCGGACCGCTCCGGCGGGCGGGTCGTCGCCTGGGTCTCGGCGGCGCTGTTCGCGCTCGGGACGGCCGTGGTCATGCTCGCCCCGACGATGCCGGTATTCCTGGCCGGTCGCCTCGTCGAGGGCTTCGGCGCCGGGGCCATCGACGTCGTCCTGTACGTCATGGTGGCCCGGGTGTTCCCGCCCGACCTGCACGGCTCGGTGTTCGCCGGCTTCGCCGCCGCGTGGGTCGTGCCGGCACTCGTCGGCCCGGCCGTCGCCGGGTTCGTGACCGACGCGGTCGGCTGGCACTGGGTCTTCGCCGGTGCGCTGGTCATCGCCGTGGTCGCGTTCGCCTGCCTGGTCCCGACGCTCCGCCACCTGCGTCCGCCAGCCCAGGAGGCCCGCCCGCCCTGGCAGCGTAGCCGGATCGGGTGGTCGGTCGGTGCGGCAGCCGCCGTGCTGCTCCTCAACGTCGCACCGGACCTGCCGGTGCCGGTCCGCCTCGCCTCGGTCCTCGTCGGCCTGGTCGGGGCGTGGCTCGCACTCCGTCCGCTGCTGCCCCGCCGGACCTTCACCGGTGGACCGGGGCTGCCGTCGGTCGTGCTCCTGCGCGGGGTGCTCGCCGCCGGGTTCTTCGGCAGCGAGGCCTACGTGCCCTTCCTGCTCCAGGCGCAGCACGGACTGGAACCCTCCGCGGCCGGCCTGGCGCTCACGGTGGCTGCCCTGAGCTGGGCGGCTGCCAGCTGGCTGCACGGGCGGCTCGGCGAGGCGCGCCTCCCGGCCGCCCGCGCCTTCGGGACCGGACTCGCGTTGGTGCTGGTGAGCCTGCTGTCGGCGCTCGCCGTCGCGCTGTGGGACCTGCCGGTGTGGGTGCTCGTCGCCGGCTGGTTCGTCGGCGGCGCGGGCATGGGGGTGGCGTACCCGAGGACGTCGATGCTGACGCTCCGGTTCTCCCGCGAGGGCGACGACGGCTTCGCGAGCTCGGCCCTCACGATCGCGGACGCCTCGGGCAGCGTGGTCGGCCTGGCGGTCGCCGGGCTGCTCTTCACGACGGCCGGCGGGCGGGAGGAGCCCGCAGCCTTCGCGCTCGTGTTCACCGCGATGACGGTGGTCGCACTCGTCGGCCTGGTCGCGGTCCGGCGGCTCGGTCCGGTGCCCACGGCGCCACGGGCGGGGGCCGGGACCGCGTCCGTCCGGACCGACGGGCGGGTAGCGTGA
- a CDS encoding substrate-binding domain-containing protein: protein MRRTVAVLTAALAASALVLTGCSGTTTTAPTPVRSTDLTSSDGGFDRNAVIGVVLTGDAATPSDSGDGRSLATVFREQLTEAGFRPDIRVAGADQAARQRSAVRDLVRTGAKALLVRAADPSSLRTELRDAHDAGVVVVALGSALPSSGGGNDGLASDYRIDSAGSDDELVSRSVDMVASLQRGEEPQDADDPAQ from the coding sequence GTGCGCCGCACCGTCGCCGTGCTGACCGCCGCGCTCGCTGCGAGCGCGCTCGTCCTGACGGGCTGCAGCGGGACCACGACCACCGCGCCGACGCCGGTCCGGAGCACCGACCTGACGAGCTCCGACGGTGGCTTCGACCGGAACGCGGTCATCGGGGTCGTGCTGACCGGGGACGCGGCGACGCCGAGCGACTCGGGCGACGGCCGCTCGCTCGCCACCGTCTTCCGCGAGCAGCTGACCGAGGCCGGGTTCCGGCCCGACATCCGGGTCGCCGGGGCCGACCAGGCGGCACGGCAGCGGTCGGCGGTGCGCGACCTGGTCCGGACGGGCGCGAAGGCGTTGCTCGTGCGGGCGGCCGACCCGTCGTCGCTGCGGACCGAGCTGCGGGACGCGCACGACGCGGGTGTCGTGGTCGTGGCGCTCGGCAGTGCCCTGCCGTCGTCGGGCGGCGGCAACGACGGACTGGCTTCCGACTACCGGATCGACAGTGCCGGTTCGGACGACGAACTGGTCAGCCGCAGCGTCGACATGGTCGCGTCGCTGCAACGTGGCGAGGAGCCGCAGGACGCCGACGATCCGGCGCAGTAG
- a CDS encoding TetR/AcrR family transcriptional regulator gives MVDARILHTTAALREAVLRLAADRPVSEITVADVTRAAGINRATFYSHAVSPGSLLADVLTPELDRIREDDAAAHRAAVERGAGPEDLAAITRRGIDAVIDHVTAHRDIYERALPDPNDGSLHRLLVDHFTVSSAMHISELDPATKPDIIDDVAAGFVAQGFVGAIEAWLAGPRRSRRALVATITQSFPAWWS, from the coding sequence ATGGTCGACGCTCGGATCCTGCACACGACGGCCGCCCTGCGCGAGGCCGTCCTCCGACTCGCCGCCGACCGCCCGGTGTCCGAGATCACGGTCGCCGACGTCACCCGGGCCGCGGGCATCAACCGGGCCACCTTCTACTCGCACGCCGTCTCGCCCGGCTCGCTGCTCGCCGACGTGCTCACCCCCGAGCTCGACCGCATCCGCGAGGACGACGCCGCGGCCCACCGCGCCGCCGTCGAACGCGGTGCCGGACCCGAGGACCTCGCCGCCATCACGCGCCGCGGCATCGACGCCGTGATCGACCACGTCACCGCCCACCGGGACATCTACGAGCGGGCGCTCCCCGACCCGAACGACGGCTCGCTCCACCGGCTGCTCGTCGACCACTTCACGGTCTCCAGTGCGATGCACATCTCCGAACTCGACCCCGCGACCAAGCCCGACATCATCGACGACGTCGCGGCCGGGTTCGTCGCCCAGGGCTTCGTCGGGGCGATCGAGGCGTGGCTCGCCGGACCCCGGCGCTCCCGCAGGGCGCTCGTCGCGACCATCACGCAGTCGTTCCCCGCCTGGTGGAGCTGA
- a CDS encoding multidrug effflux MFS transporter: MSAPATTGPLTVVKHPGDSLTRAQRLVYVFVLGALTALGPFTIDLYLPAFPSLERDLGISEGAVQLTLTATTLGFAIGQLLVGPWSDKVGRRLPLIIATSLHVTASVCAALAPNVEVLALFRVLQGMGAAAGGVVAMATVRDLFGGKPLVRMLSRLAMVNGLAPILAPLIGSQMLRFFPWRGIFVFLACYGLAVVIASILLIIETLPKERRQENGHSTIGQRYKALFSDRIFVGVALIGAMVFSGLFSYLSASPFLFQEVFGLDPQQYGLLFAVNSVGVVLGVQISARLAQRVGPQWILAASTATLFLASVTIVVLDQLGAGLVGVLVPLWFYIAACGFSFPLVQVIGLASHGKEAGTAASLLGALNFGVAGLISPVVGLLGITRATPMAAVMGTTAFVAILLLWFLVRPKTVPALTH, translated from the coding sequence GTGTCCGCCCCCGCGACCACCGGTCCGCTCACCGTCGTCAAGCACCCCGGTGACTCGTTGACCCGCGCCCAGCGCCTCGTCTACGTCTTCGTGCTCGGCGCCCTCACCGCACTCGGGCCGTTCACGATCGACCTGTACCTGCCGGCGTTCCCGTCGCTCGAGCGGGACCTCGGCATCTCCGAGGGGGCCGTCCAGCTCACCCTCACCGCGACGACCCTCGGGTTCGCGATCGGGCAGCTGCTCGTGGGGCCCTGGAGCGACAAGGTCGGCCGTCGTCTGCCGCTCATCATCGCGACGAGCCTGCACGTGACCGCCTCGGTCTGCGCGGCGCTGGCCCCGAACGTCGAGGTGCTCGCACTGTTCCGCGTGCTGCAGGGCATGGGCGCCGCGGCCGGTGGTGTCGTCGCGATGGCCACGGTCCGCGACCTCTTCGGCGGCAAGCCCCTGGTCCGGATGCTCTCGCGGCTCGCGATGGTGAACGGCCTCGCACCGATCCTCGCGCCGCTCATCGGCTCGCAGATGCTGCGGTTCTTCCCGTGGCGCGGCATCTTCGTGTTCCTCGCCTGCTACGGCCTGGCGGTCGTCATCGCGTCGATCCTGCTCATCATCGAGACCCTGCCGAAGGAGCGTCGCCAGGAGAACGGCCACTCCACGATCGGGCAGCGGTACAAGGCCCTGTTCTCGGACCGGATCTTCGTCGGCGTCGCCCTCATCGGGGCGATGGTGTTCAGCGGGCTGTTCTCGTACCTCAGCGCGTCGCCGTTCCTGTTCCAGGAGGTGTTCGGCCTCGACCCACAGCAGTACGGGCTCCTCTTCGCGGTGAACTCGGTCGGCGTCGTGCTCGGCGTGCAGATCTCGGCGCGGCTCGCGCAGCGCGTGGGACCGCAGTGGATCCTCGCCGCGTCGACCGCGACGCTGTTCCTGGCCTCGGTGACCATCGTCGTGCTCGACCAGCTCGGTGCCGGGCTCGTCGGGGTGCTCGTCCCGCTCTGGTTCTACATCGCGGCCTGCGGGTTCTCGTTCCCGCTCGTCCAGGTGATCGGGCTCGCGTCGCACGGCAAGGAGGCCGGCACCGCCGCCTCGCTCCTCGGCGCGCTCAACTTCGGGGTGGCGGGGCTCATCTCGCCCGTGGTCGGTCTGCTCGGCATCACGCGGGCGACTCCGATGGCGGCCGTCATGGGCACGACGGCGTTCGTCGCGATCCTGCTGCTGTGGTTCCTGGTGCGGCCGAAGACCGTCCCGGCACTGACGCACTGA